The following are encoded together in the Phragmites australis chromosome 19, lpPhrAust1.1, whole genome shotgun sequence genome:
- the LOC133900661 gene encoding uncharacterized protein LOC133900661 codes for MEVQPELSLGPTTLVSAGFATAKSPRSSSSDSDGGNGGGKKRKHFAWEEAVSLASGLELQLGDWEQCLDLHSGRMYYLNRKTMNKRWVRPKSMEEQGTLNLELNISTTPSSFESKGSPITVANDTNIISSGGHMVAVPCVNCHLLVMLYKSSPACPNCKFVQPSVPMMPRTPPRRLDAVKPLETLSLLH; via the exons ATGGAGGTGCAGCCGGAGCTGTCGCTGGGGCCGACGACGCTGGTGTCGGCGGGCTTCGCCACCGCGAAGAGCCCCAGGAGCTCGTCGTcggactcggacggcggcaacggcggcgggAAGAAGAGGAAGCACTTCGCCTGGGAGGAGGCCGTGTCCCTTGCAAGCGGCCTGGAGCTCCAGCTCGGTGACTGGGAGCAGTGCCTCGACCTACAT TCTGGGAGGATGTACTACCTGAACAGAAAGACCATGAACAAGAGGTGGGTGAGGCCCAAGTCCATGGAGGAGCAGGGCACCCTGAACCTGGAGCTCAACATATCCACAACCCCATCCAGCTTCGAAAGCAAGGGGAGTCCCATCACCGTCGCCAACGACACCAACATCATAAGCTCCGGCGGCCACATGGTGGCCGTGCCGTGCGTCAACTGCCACCTACTCGTCATGCTCTACAAGTCCTCCCCGGCGTGCCCCAACTGCAAGTTCGTACAGCCTTCGGTGCCGATGATGCCGCGGACGCCTCCCCGCCGGCTCGACGCTGTTAAGCCGCTGGAGACCCTGAGCCTCCTGCACTAG